From a region of the Actinomadura luzonensis genome:
- a CDS encoding ABC transporter permease, protein MQTLHRTIADSLTIAGRSYSRLRAQPGELAAFLVLPVLMTVLFGYVLGSAITLPGGGDYRSYLMPGIFTQVMTMTAAAAATAVGADMERGVMDRLRVQPVAPGAVLIGRSVADLSTHLLSLASMVAAAVLLAGWRPHGPVAATAGAFGLLALFGFAMIWVGTWIGLLVRSAAQADAATFGWLFPMTFLANTFVPTRGLPGWLRPVAEWNPMSAVTAATRLLFGNPAGSPAAAWPLRHPVAASLLWSAALIAVFVPLSVRRHRAHGR, encoded by the coding sequence ATGCAGACGCTTCACCGGACCATCGCCGACTCCCTCACGATCGCCGGCCGCAGCTACTCCCGCCTGCGCGCGCAGCCGGGCGAGCTGGCCGCCTTCCTCGTCCTGCCCGTGCTCATGACGGTCCTGTTCGGCTACGTCCTCGGCAGCGCGATCACCCTGCCGGGCGGCGGCGACTACCGCTCGTACCTGATGCCGGGCATCTTCACGCAGGTCATGACCATGACCGCGGCCGCCGCGGCGACGGCGGTCGGCGCGGACATGGAGCGCGGCGTCATGGACCGCCTCCGCGTCCAGCCGGTCGCCCCCGGCGCCGTGCTGATCGGCCGCAGCGTGGCCGACCTGTCGACGCACCTGCTGTCACTGGCGTCCATGGTGGCCGCGGCGGTGTTGCTGGCCGGCTGGCGGCCGCACGGCCCGGTCGCGGCGACGGCGGGGGCGTTCGGGCTGCTGGCGCTGTTCGGCTTCGCGATGATCTGGGTCGGCACCTGGATCGGGCTGCTGGTCAGGAGTGCCGCCCAGGCGGACGCGGCCACGTTCGGCTGGTTGTTCCCGATGACGTTCCTGGCCAACACGTTCGTGCCGACGCGCGGGCTGCCGGGCTGGCTGCGGCCGGTCGCCGAGTGGAACCCGATGAGCGCGGTGACGGCGGCCACCCGCCTGCTGTTCGGCAACCCGGCGGGGTCGCCGGCCGCCGCCTGGCCGCTGCGGCACCCGGTCGCGGCGAGCCTGCTGTGGTCGGCCGCGCTGATCGCGGTGTTCGTCCCGCTGTCGGTGCGCCGGCACCGCGCGCACGGCCGCTGA
- a CDS encoding ATP-binding cassette domain-containing protein: MIYAEDLRKRYRHGGRPALRGVGLEVPAGTVCGLLGPNGAGKSTLVRILATLLLPDAGRAEVAGLDVVRDADRLHRLIGLAGQHAAVDELLTGRRNLELFGRLHHLPRKRARERAGELLERFGLDGAAERRVRTYSAGMRRRLDLAASLIVAPPVLFLDEPTTGLDPRSRLQLWELLRALVGEGTTLLLTTQYLDEADHLADQVVVLRDGAVAASGPPAELKRRVGGDRVEAAFASAADAVRARAALGLGGDGGLVVRVPAPDGARSLLRVARALDDAGVPVADLTLRRPTLDEVFLHLTA, from the coding sequence ATGATCTACGCGGAGGACCTGCGCAAGCGGTACCGGCACGGCGGCAGGCCGGCGCTGCGGGGCGTCGGCCTGGAGGTCCCGGCCGGCACGGTGTGCGGGCTGCTCGGGCCCAACGGCGCGGGCAAGAGCACGCTCGTCCGCATCCTCGCCACGCTGCTGCTCCCGGACGCCGGCCGGGCCGAGGTCGCCGGCCTGGACGTCGTCCGCGACGCCGACCGGCTGCACCGCCTGATCGGCCTGGCCGGGCAGCACGCGGCCGTGGACGAGCTGCTGACCGGCCGCCGCAACCTGGAGCTGTTCGGCCGGCTCCACCACCTGCCCAGGAAGCGGGCGCGGGAGCGGGCCGGCGAGCTGCTGGAGCGCTTCGGCCTGGACGGGGCGGCCGAGCGGCGGGTGCGGACCTACTCGGCGGGCATGCGCCGCCGCCTGGACCTCGCGGCGAGCCTCATCGTCGCGCCGCCCGTGCTGTTCCTCGACGAACCCACCACCGGGCTCGACCCGCGCAGCCGCCTCCAGCTCTGGGAGCTGCTGCGCGCCCTGGTCGGCGAGGGGACCACGCTGCTGCTCACCACGCAGTACCTGGACGAGGCCGACCACCTGGCCGACCAGGTCGTGGTGCTGCGCGACGGCGCGGTGGCCGCCTCCGGGCCGCCCGCCGAGCTGAAGCGGCGGGTGGGCGGCGACCGCGTGGAGGCCGCCTTCGCGAGCGCGGCCGACGCCGTCCGGGCCCGCGCCGCCCTGGGGCTCGGCGGGGACGGCGGCCTCGTGGTGCGCGTCCCCGCGCCGGACGGCGCGCGCTCGCTGCTGCGCGTCGCCCGCGCGCTGGACGACGCCGGCGTCCCCGTGGCCGACCTCACCCTGCGCCGCCCCACTCTGGACGAGGTGTTCCTGCACCTCACGGCCTGA
- a CDS encoding neutral zinc metallopeptidase → MQVLPVALALAAAVAGGPAFPVQAGRLPAGACPEPAISAGGIPRTREYLAAVVKCLDKSWKAYVERAGRTFREPIVRYFEEPADRVCGGDWPAQAAAFYCVERRTLVFPLTGSWIEGRTDLYPFKVAAHEYGHHVQRLMGVRLPEAREGAARRRYELQADCLAGAFLGSVWGSLGRARADWEALLEAARAGGDDFDGVRSHGKGVTRVRWLERGYRAVSPSACDTWSAPASRVA, encoded by the coding sequence GTGCAGGTCCTGCCGGTCGCTCTCGCTCTCGCCGCCGCCGTGGCGGGCGGTCCCGCGTTCCCCGTGCAGGCGGGGCGGCTGCCGGCCGGGGCCTGCCCGGAGCCGGCGATCAGCGCGGGCGGGATCCCGCGGACGCGGGAGTACCTGGCGGCGGTCGTGAAATGTCTGGACAAGTCGTGGAAGGCGTACGTCGAGCGCGCCGGGCGGACCTTCCGTGAGCCGATCGTGCGCTACTTCGAGGAGCCCGCCGACCGGGTGTGCGGCGGCGACTGGCCCGCGCAGGCCGCCGCGTTCTACTGCGTCGAGCGGCGCACGCTGGTCTTCCCGCTCACCGGCTCCTGGATCGAGGGCCGCACCGACCTGTACCCGTTCAAGGTGGCCGCCCACGAGTACGGGCACCACGTGCAGCGGCTGATGGGCGTGCGCCTGCCGGAGGCCCGGGAGGGCGCCGCGAGGCGCCGCTACGAGTTGCAGGCCGACTGCCTGGCGGGCGCGTTCCTGGGCAGCGTGTGGGGCTCGCTGGGGCGCGCCCGGGCCGACTGGGAGGCGCTGCTGGAGGCCGCCCGGGCCGGCGGCGACGACTTCGACGGGGTGCGCAGCCACGGCAAGGGCGTCACGAGGGTGCGCTGGCTGGAGCGCGGCTACCGGGCCGTCTCCCCTTCCGCCTGCGACACCTGGTCGGCCCCGGCCTCGCGGGTGGCGTAG
- the acnA gene encoding aconitate hydratase AcnA has product MSANSFGSRDTLRVGDASYEIFRLDAVEGAARLPYSLKILLENLLRTEDGANITADHIRALGGWDPNAAPSVEIQFTPARVIMQDFTGVPCVVDLATMREAVRDLGGDPARINPLAPAEMVIDHSVIVDYFGHPDAFQRNVEREYERNRERYQFLRWGQTAFDEFKVVPPGTGIVHQVNIEHLARVVMTRDGKAYPDTCVGTDSHTTMENGIGVLGWGVGGIEAEAAMLGQPISMLIPRVVGFKLSGKLPAGATATDLVLTITEILRKHGVVGKFVEFYGEGVSSVPLADRATIGNMSPEFGSTCAIFPIDGQTVDYLRLTGRSEEQIALVEAYAKAQGLWLDPAAPEPVFSEYIELDLGTVVPSIAGPKRPQDRIALSDAKRAWRAAVKDYAPSVQGPADEASAESFPASDSPAISHDGNGDKPHAAGLNGERPHRVVPVTLADGTSFEIDHGIVSIAAITSCTNTSNPYVMLGAALLARNAVDKGLNRKPWVKTSLAPGSQVVTGYFERSGLQPYLDKIGFNLVGYGCTTCIGNSGPLLPEISEAIQDNDLAVTAVLSGNRNFEGRINPDVKMNYLASPPLVVAYALAGTMDIDLDNEPLGTGSDGEPVYLRDIWPSPEEVAEVVHSSIGREMFERDYADVFKGDDHWRSLPIPTGDTFEWDPESTYVRKAPYFDGMPEKPEPVTDIAGARVLVKVGDSVTTDHISPAGSIKAGTPAAQYLQAHGVEVKDFNSYGSRRGNHEVMIRGTFANIRLRNQIAPGTEGGYTRDFTQPDGPVSFIYDASVNYAAAGTPLVVLAGKEYGSGSSRDWAAKGTALLGVRAVIAESYERIHRSNLIGMGVLPLQFPEGATAESLGLTGEETFEITGVEELNKGGVPRTVHVKAGEVEFDAVVRIDTPGEADYYRHGGIMQYVLRSLLAK; this is encoded by the coding sequence GTGTCCGCGAACAGCTTCGGCAGCCGTGACACGCTGCGCGTCGGCGACGCGTCATATGAGATTTTCCGGCTGGATGCCGTCGAGGGCGCCGCACGCCTCCCGTACAGCCTGAAGATCCTGCTGGAGAACCTCCTGCGCACGGAGGACGGCGCGAACATCACCGCCGACCACATCCGCGCGCTCGGCGGCTGGGACCCGAACGCCGCGCCCAGCGTGGAGATCCAGTTCACCCCGGCCCGCGTCATCATGCAGGACTTCACCGGCGTGCCCTGCGTCGTCGACCTCGCCACCATGCGCGAGGCCGTCCGCGACCTCGGCGGCGACCCGGCCCGCATCAACCCGCTGGCCCCGGCCGAGATGGTCATCGACCACTCCGTGATCGTCGACTACTTCGGCCACCCCGACGCCTTCCAGCGCAACGTCGAGCGCGAGTACGAGCGCAACCGCGAGCGCTACCAGTTCCTGCGCTGGGGCCAGACCGCCTTCGACGAGTTCAAGGTCGTCCCGCCCGGCACCGGCATCGTCCACCAGGTCAACATCGAGCACCTGGCCCGCGTCGTCATGACCCGCGACGGCAAGGCCTACCCCGACACCTGCGTGGGCACCGACTCCCACACCACGATGGAGAACGGCATCGGCGTGCTCGGCTGGGGCGTCGGCGGCATCGAGGCCGAGGCCGCGATGCTCGGTCAGCCGATCTCCATGCTCATCCCGCGCGTGGTCGGCTTCAAGCTGAGCGGCAAGCTGCCCGCCGGCGCCACCGCCACCGACCTGGTGCTGACCATCACCGAGATCCTGCGCAAGCACGGCGTGGTCGGCAAGTTCGTCGAGTTCTACGGCGAGGGCGTCTCCTCCGTGCCGCTGGCCGACCGGGCCACGATCGGCAACATGAGCCCCGAGTTCGGCTCCACCTGCGCGATCTTCCCGATCGACGGCCAAACCGTCGACTACCTGCGCCTGACCGGCCGCTCCGAGGAGCAGATCGCCCTCGTCGAGGCCTACGCCAAGGCCCAGGGCCTGTGGCTCGACCCGGCGGCGCCCGAGCCGGTCTTCTCCGAGTACATCGAGCTCGACCTCGGCACCGTCGTCCCGTCCATCGCCGGCCCCAAGCGCCCCCAGGACCGCATCGCGCTGTCCGACGCCAAGCGCGCCTGGCGCGCCGCGGTCAAGGACTACGCGCCGAGCGTGCAGGGTCCCGCCGACGAGGCCTCCGCCGAGTCGTTCCCGGCCTCCGACTCCCCGGCCATCAGCCACGACGGCAACGGCGACAAGCCGCACGCCGCCGGGCTCAACGGCGAGCGGCCGCACCGCGTCGTCCCGGTCACGCTGGCCGACGGCACCTCGTTCGAGATCGACCACGGCATCGTCTCGATTGCCGCGATCACCTCGTGCACCAACACCTCCAACCCGTACGTCATGCTCGGCGCGGCCCTGCTCGCCCGCAACGCCGTCGACAAGGGCCTCAACCGCAAGCCGTGGGTCAAGACCTCGCTCGCGCCCGGCTCCCAGGTCGTCACCGGCTACTTCGAGCGCTCCGGGCTCCAGCCGTACCTCGACAAGATCGGCTTCAACCTGGTCGGCTACGGCTGCACCACCTGCATCGGCAACTCCGGCCCGCTGCTGCCGGAGATCTCCGAGGCCATCCAGGACAACGACCTCGCCGTCACCGCGGTGCTGTCCGGCAACCGCAACTTCGAGGGCCGGATCAACCCCGACGTCAAGATGAACTACCTGGCCTCGCCGCCGCTCGTGGTGGCGTACGCGCTGGCCGGCACCATGGACATCGACCTCGACAACGAGCCGCTCGGCACCGGCTCCGACGGCGAGCCGGTCTACCTGCGCGACATCTGGCCCTCCCCGGAGGAGGTCGCCGAGGTCGTGCACTCCTCGATCGGCCGCGAGATGTTCGAGCGCGACTACGCCGACGTCTTCAAGGGCGACGACCACTGGCGCTCGCTGCCGATCCCGACCGGCGACACCTTCGAGTGGGACCCCGAGTCCACCTACGTGCGCAAGGCCCCCTACTTCGACGGCATGCCGGAGAAGCCCGAGCCGGTCACCGACATCGCCGGCGCCCGCGTGCTGGTCAAGGTCGGCGACTCCGTCACCACCGACCACATCTCGCCGGCCGGCTCGATCAAGGCCGGCACCCCGGCGGCGCAGTACCTCCAGGCGCACGGCGTCGAGGTCAAGGACTTCAACTCCTACGGCTCGCGGCGCGGCAACCACGAGGTGATGATCCGCGGCACGTTCGCCAACATCCGCCTCCGCAACCAGATCGCCCCCGGCACCGAGGGCGGCTACACCCGCGACTTCACCCAGCCCGACGGCCCGGTGTCGTTCATCTACGACGCCTCCGTCAACTACGCCGCCGCCGGCACGCCGCTCGTGGTGCTGGCCGGCAAGGAGTACGGCTCGGGCTCCTCGCGCGACTGGGCGGCCAAGGGCACGGCGCTGCTCGGCGTGCGGGCCGTCATCGCCGAGTCCTACGAGCGCATCCACCGCTCCAACCTCATCGGCATGGGCGTGCTGCCGCTGCAGTTCCCCGAGGGCGCCACGGCCGAGTCGCTGGGCCTGACCGGCGAGGAGACGTTCGAGATCACCGGCGTCGAGGAGCTCAACAAGGGCGGCGTCCCGCGCACCGTGCACGTCAAGGCGGGCGAGGTCGAGTTCGACGCGGTCGTGCGCATCGACACGCCGGGAGAGGCCGACTACTACCGGCACGGCGGCATCATGCAGTACGTCCTGCGCTCGCTGCTGGCCAAGTGA
- a CDS encoding TetR/AcrR family transcriptional regulator C-terminal domain-containing protein: MGLERAAIVETALRLLNETGLDGLTLRRLAAELDVRAPALYWHFANKQELLDAMAARMAAGMRAVDGGGGWREALRGFARGLRATLNAYRDGARLAAGTRPSPELFASTERSVAALESAGFPAADAVQAMITLSGYVGGFVLEEQSDRTRPDAGDGPPDLAEFARAYPRLAAGLAAIGDPQGERSFDRGLELILDGLELRLRSYATREAGADQVSQAEGETAR, encoded by the coding sequence GTGGGACTGGAGAGAGCCGCCATCGTCGAGACCGCGCTGCGCCTGCTGAACGAGACCGGCCTCGACGGCCTGACGCTGCGCCGCCTCGCCGCCGAGCTGGACGTGCGCGCGCCGGCCCTCTACTGGCACTTCGCGAACAAGCAGGAGCTGCTGGACGCCATGGCGGCGCGGATGGCCGCCGGGATGCGCGCGGTGGACGGGGGCGGCGGGTGGCGGGAGGCGCTGCGCGGCTTCGCCCGCGGCCTGCGCGCCACGCTCAACGCCTACCGCGACGGGGCGCGGCTCGCGGCCGGGACGCGGCCGTCGCCGGAGCTGTTCGCGAGCACCGAGCGGTCGGTGGCGGCCCTGGAGTCGGCCGGCTTCCCGGCGGCCGACGCCGTGCAGGCGATGATCACGCTGAGCGGGTACGTGGGCGGGTTCGTCCTGGAGGAGCAGTCCGACCGCACCCGCCCGGACGCGGGGGACGGCCCGCCGGACCTGGCGGAGTTCGCCCGGGCGTACCCGCGGCTGGCCGCGGGGCTGGCCGCGATCGGCGACCCGCAGGGGGAGCGCTCGTTCGACCGCGGCCTGGAGCTCATCCTGGACGGCCTGGAGCTGCGGCTGCGCTCCTACGCCACCCGCGAGGCCGGGGCCGACCAGGTGTCGCAGGCGGAAGGGGAGACGGCCCGGTAG
- a CDS encoding DUF1707 SHOCT-like domain-containing protein encodes MDHNDLRIGDAEREQTMEALREHFAQGRLTREELDERLDHALAAKTGRDLAQVTADLPGPRPAYREPGPRHDAAGAVMGDWREAMGAHHAQMQSLHQARHEWRRAHREMRHQMRHQWKGHPGRRHHRGPHPFVGVLFLFMVIGLMVGGFGIFKVLFGVWLVAMVFSLVHRRFHYRG; translated from the coding sequence ATGGACCACAACGACCTCCGCATCGGCGACGCCGAGCGCGAGCAGACGATGGAGGCGCTGCGCGAGCACTTCGCGCAGGGCCGCCTGACCCGCGAGGAGCTCGACGAGCGGCTGGACCACGCGCTGGCCGCCAAGACCGGCCGTGACCTCGCCCAGGTCACGGCCGACCTGCCCGGTCCCAGGCCCGCCTACCGCGAGCCCGGGCCCCGCCACGACGCGGCCGGCGCGGTCATGGGCGACTGGCGTGAGGCGATGGGCGCGCACCACGCGCAGATGCAGTCCCTGCACCAGGCCCGGCACGAGTGGCGCCGGGCCCACCGGGAGATGCGCCACCAGATGCGCCACCAGTGGAAGGGCCACCCGGGGCGCCGCCACCACCGCGGCCCGCACCCGTTCGTCGGGGTGCTGTTCCTGTTCATGGTCATCGGGCTGATGGTGGGCGGCTTCGGCATCTTCAAGGTGCTGTTCGGCGTGTGGCTGGTGGCCATGGTCTTCAGCCTGGTCCACCGGCGCTTCCACTACCGCGGCTGA
- a CDS encoding metal-dependent hydrolase, with the protein MMGHTHAMTGAIAWLGLAPPLAALPLLSDTSRFIETGIMATALSPAELIAGAIICAGAAMLPDLDHPSATIAQTFGPVTWLLSKLVSWLSGGHRGATHSLAFAVALGFGAHWLANAYPIGRDVMVVLLIGLALRAIGVGIPGNKLGSAMVNIGMTAGLYAVFLSLGVGYAWLGLAVGVGCLIHVVGDCMTERGCPVLWPLGAKFVLPWKIGIKTGKKFEQKILAPILSVAIIGLLFWRLAPV; encoded by the coding sequence ATGATGGGGCACACGCACGCGATGACCGGGGCCATCGCCTGGCTGGGGCTCGCGCCGCCGCTGGCCGCGCTCCCGCTGCTGAGCGACACCTCACGGTTCATCGAGACCGGCATCATGGCCACCGCCCTCAGCCCGGCCGAGCTCATCGCCGGAGCGATCATCTGCGCGGGCGCCGCCATGCTGCCCGACCTCGACCATCCCAGCGCGACCATCGCGCAGACCTTCGGCCCGGTCACCTGGCTGCTCAGCAAGCTCGTGTCCTGGCTCAGCGGCGGGCACCGCGGCGCCACCCACTCGCTGGCCTTCGCCGTGGCGTTAGGCTTCGGCGCGCACTGGCTGGCCAACGCCTATCCCATCGGCCGCGACGTCATGGTGGTGCTGCTCATCGGCCTGGCCCTGCGCGCGATCGGCGTCGGCATCCCGGGCAACAAGCTCGGCTCGGCGATGGTCAACATCGGCATGACCGCCGGCCTGTACGCCGTCTTCCTCTCCCTCGGCGTCGGCTACGCCTGGCTCGGCCTCGCGGTCGGGGTCGGCTGCCTGATCCACGTCGTCGGCGACTGCATGACCGAGCGCGGCTGCCCCGTGCTCTGGCCGCTCGGGGCCAAGTTCGTGCTGCCGTGGAAGATCGGCATCAAGACCGGCAAGAAGTTCGAGCAGAAGATCCTGGCCCCGATCCTGTCGGTGGCGATCATCGGCCTGCTCTTCTGGCGCCTCGCGCCGGTTTAA
- a CDS encoding TSUP family transporter gives MAVFVGAIVQGGVGFGLGLVAAPVLTMLEPDLMPGAIQVVNMTLPLLTLVAEWRKVDWPGLGFAVLGRIPGSVLGALVVVYVSVQVRGLLVAAMVLVAVALTARALSVPRNGVTITSAGFVSGVTGTATGIGGPPIALVYQSARGPQIRATLAMFFFLSAAQSLVILAVVGELPGRALGTGAFLIVPMALGFLASGPLRRYLDGGRARGAVLAVAALSALALVAQNVIGRL, from the coding sequence TTGGCGGTATTTGTCGGGGCGATCGTGCAGGGCGGGGTGGGATTCGGGCTCGGGCTGGTGGCGGCGCCCGTGCTCACGATGCTGGAGCCGGACCTCATGCCGGGCGCCATCCAGGTGGTCAACATGACGCTGCCGCTGCTCACCCTGGTCGCCGAGTGGCGGAAGGTGGACTGGCCGGGGCTGGGGTTCGCGGTGCTGGGGAGGATCCCCGGGAGCGTGCTCGGCGCGCTCGTCGTCGTCTACGTGTCGGTCCAGGTGCGGGGGTTGCTCGTGGCGGCCATGGTGCTGGTCGCGGTGGCGCTCACCGCGCGGGCGCTGAGCGTGCCGCGCAACGGCGTCACCATCACCTCGGCGGGGTTCGTGTCGGGCGTGACCGGCACCGCCACGGGCATCGGCGGGCCGCCCATCGCGCTGGTCTACCAGTCGGCCAGGGGGCCGCAGATCCGGGCCACGCTCGCCATGTTCTTCTTCCTCAGCGCCGCCCAGTCGCTCGTGATCCTGGCCGTCGTGGGCGAGCTGCCGGGGCGGGCGCTGGGCACCGGGGCGTTCCTGATCGTCCCCATGGCGCTGGGGTTCCTGGCGTCCGGGCCGCTGCGCCGTTACCTGGACGGCGGCCGGGCTCGGGGGGCCGTCCTCGCGGTGGCGGCCCTGTCCGCGCTGGCGCTGGTCGCGCAGAACGTGATCGGCCGGCTCTGA
- a CDS encoding DUF6879 family protein — protein MTEHGAPAGIDSPFAAVRHAGALVLDAAGYQDAFDRDHAVSTEPMWKLERAQDFYEPDVASWRAMMDGDWAGSLALVARMAEPLEHYFRSRVPVRRVRVAELPVSPYLQWEMHVLAVRARAGSPCRVVPAARVARLDPLPELVVFGPSLMYEVLYDRHGGCRGGRRITDASVVGPCLAAVRELYAAGEDVLAFHAREVEPLPPPVVTEAMRAAVPAYGHRTEEFRV, from the coding sequence ATGACCGAGCACGGCGCTCCGGCCGGGATCGACAGTCCGTTCGCCGCCGTGCGGCACGCCGGCGCGCTCGTCCTCGACGCGGCGGGGTACCAGGACGCCTTCGACCGCGACCACGCCGTGAGCACCGAGCCGATGTGGAAGCTGGAGCGCGCCCAGGACTTCTACGAGCCCGACGTGGCGAGCTGGCGGGCCATGATGGACGGCGACTGGGCGGGCTCCCTCGCCCTGGTCGCCCGCATGGCCGAGCCTCTTGAGCACTACTTCCGCAGCCGGGTGCCGGTCCGGCGGGTGCGGGTGGCGGAGCTGCCGGTCTCGCCGTACCTGCAGTGGGAGATGCACGTGCTGGCCGTGCGGGCGCGCGCCGGCTCCCCGTGCCGGGTGGTGCCGGCCGCGCGGGTCGCGCGCCTCGACCCGCTGCCCGAGCTGGTCGTCTTCGGCCCCTCCCTGATGTACGAGGTGCTCTACGACCGCCACGGCGGCTGCCGGGGCGGCCGGCGGATCACCGACGCGAGCGTGGTCGGCCCCTGCCTGGCCGCCGTGCGCGAGCTGTACGCCGCCGGCGAGGACGTGCTGGCCTTCCACGCGCGCGAGGTCGAGCCGCTGCCGCCGCCGGTCGTCACCGAGGCGATGCGGGCCGCGGTGCCCGCCTACGGGCACCGCACCGAGGAGTTCAGGGTGTGA
- a CDS encoding PadR family transcriptional regulator, with the protein MSSAQAASGPWPGAHEYRRAAREAFKAVADAFEEMGGRSHRRHEQHRHEHRERGRRGGPGGPFPFDFGRGPWGGPGGPFGGHRGWGGRSRKAKRGDVRAAILALLAEEPRNGYQIIQEIAERSEGGWKPSPGAVYPALQQLTDEGLVVAEESEGRKTFRLTEEGRAYVDAHADEVRAPWDDMRPDVDDNVTELWQIGRQSAFAMMQILQTGNDAQIREARKTLVETRRKLYQILADGEPGEE; encoded by the coding sequence ATGAGTTCCGCACAGGCAGCGTCCGGCCCCTGGCCGGGCGCCCACGAGTACCGGCGCGCCGCCCGCGAGGCCTTCAAGGCCGTCGCCGACGCCTTCGAGGAGATGGGTGGCCGCTCGCACCGCCGGCACGAACAGCACCGCCACGAGCACAGGGAGCGCGGCCGCAGGGGCGGGCCGGGCGGCCCGTTCCCGTTCGACTTCGGGCGCGGCCCGTGGGGCGGCCCCGGCGGGCCGTTCGGCGGCCACCGCGGCTGGGGCGGCCGCAGCCGCAAGGCCAAGCGGGGCGACGTCCGCGCCGCGATCCTGGCCCTGCTGGCCGAGGAGCCGCGCAACGGCTACCAGATCATCCAGGAGATCGCCGAGCGCAGCGAGGGCGGCTGGAAGCCCAGCCCCGGCGCCGTCTACCCGGCGCTCCAGCAGCTCACCGACGAGGGCCTGGTGGTCGCCGAGGAGAGCGAGGGCCGCAAGACCTTCCGCCTCACCGAGGAGGGCCGCGCCTACGTCGACGCGCACGCCGACGAGGTCCGCGCGCCGTGGGACGACATGCGCCCCGACGTCGACGACAACGTCACCGAGCTGTGGCAGATCGGCCGCCAGTCCGCCTTCGCGATGATGCAGATTCTGCAGACCGGGAACGACGCACAAATCCGCGAAGCGCGTAAGACTTTGGTGGAGACCCGGCGCAAGCTCTACCAGATCCTGGCCGACGGCGAACCGGGCGAGGAGTGA